The following proteins come from a genomic window of Oricola thermophila:
- a CDS encoding transcriptional regulator NanR: MQRWNDPGKKGEKIVRRKLSDQVLERLRDMMISGELKAGDPMPSERELMERFGVGRPAVREALQSMQSMGLITISHGERSRVGFLSADILFRQADPVAQLLLAMSPDNLEHLKEARRHFELGMVRLAAERATPEDAAVLRGLVEEQRGHLGDAPLFIRTDMQFHATIARMSGNPIFASVSEAMLNWLFNYHTEVLIWTGQEEVTLKEHALIVDNIEAGDPDGATEAMRMHIDRTADLYKHRKPGVAQKG, from the coding sequence ATGCAGCGGTGGAACGATCCCGGCAAGAAGGGCGAGAAGATCGTCCGCCGGAAGTTGTCCGACCAAGTTCTCGAGCGTCTGCGGGATATGATGATCTCGGGCGAATTGAAGGCCGGCGATCCGATGCCGTCGGAACGTGAACTGATGGAGCGTTTCGGGGTAGGGCGTCCCGCGGTTCGCGAGGCACTGCAGTCGATGCAGTCGATGGGCCTGATTACGATTTCTCACGGCGAGCGTTCTCGCGTCGGTTTCCTCTCTGCGGACATTCTTTTTCGGCAGGCCGATCCCGTAGCGCAGCTATTGCTGGCGATGTCACCCGACAACCTGGAACATTTAAAAGAGGCCCGGCGCCATTTTGAGCTTGGCATGGTACGCTTGGCGGCCGAACGCGCTACGCCGGAAGACGCTGCGGTCCTGCGCGGCTTGGTCGAGGAGCAGCGCGGCCATCTGGGCGATGCGCCGTTATTTATTCGCACCGACATGCAGTTCCACGCCACGATCGCCAGAATGTCCGGCAATCCGATCTTCGCCTCTGTCAGCGAAGCCATGCTGAACTGGCTGTTCAACTATCACACGGAAGTGCTGATCTGGACCGGACAGGAGGAGGTGACTCTAAAGGAGCACGCCCTCATTGTGGACAACATTGAGGCTGGTGATCCGGATGGCGCGACCGAGGCGATGCGCATGCACATCGATCGGACCGCGGATCTCTACAAGCATCGGAAGCCCGGCGTTGCCCAGAAAGGGTAG
- the apnL gene encoding D-apionate lactonase has translation MTVDAITLYGTSQPRPHGRVLRAGRLEARLEEGNLRYVRYDGVEVIRAIAYIVRDRDWGTLQPAITDLVVVENAEEFEVSYTGTCTAPGAELVYQAVIAGAADGTLRFEVEATPSADFETNRCGFNVLHPIDGVSGRPVTVEHCDGTREDAVFPDLIEPWQPFKTLRSLTYRPGHLEVECRLLGDVFEMEDQRNWSDASYKTYVRPLELPWPYLMPAGETDRQSVVVNVRPLLPAPAMMSDDEMISVEIGAETGISMPRIGLVIAPEEVDDTLRNLEHLRDVAPQAILCHYDPAAGHGRAAIKAFARLQKAFPSLFELECVVLGNGDLDDELADVAAAVLESGLKLESVAVCPSVDRQSTPPGSEWPPCPPLADIYRAAREAFPDVTLGGGVFSYFTELNRKRPPVEMLDYVTHATNPIVHAADDDSVMETLETIPHITRSARAIIGQHAGYRLGPTTIGMRQNPYGSRTMDNPQGKRICMAHDDPRQRGRFAAAWTTGYAAMLHDTHIERWVPAAFLGARGIVDKTGLLPVGRVVRALARSARKRRLQSLSPEEKRLAVVSFEGNKGPEIICANLTPETLRVTNAVDATLQPFQVVRVDRAGIETLC, from the coding sequence ATGACGGTCGATGCGATCACCCTTTACGGAACCTCACAACCACGGCCCCACGGCCGAGTCCTGCGGGCAGGAAGGCTTGAGGCGCGGCTGGAGGAGGGCAACCTCCGTTATGTACGCTATGATGGCGTCGAGGTGATCCGCGCGATTGCCTATATCGTTCGCGATCGCGACTGGGGCACGCTACAGCCCGCGATCACCGACCTCGTCGTTGTCGAGAACGCTGAGGAATTCGAGGTTTCCTATACCGGTACCTGCACCGCGCCGGGCGCCGAACTCGTCTATCAAGCGGTGATTGCCGGCGCGGCGGACGGAACCCTCCGTTTTGAGGTCGAGGCGACCCCTTCGGCGGATTTCGAGACGAACCGCTGCGGGTTCAATGTCTTGCATCCGATCGACGGCGTGAGCGGTCGCCCCGTCACGGTCGAGCATTGCGATGGAACGCGGGAGGATGCGGTCTTCCCGGACCTGATCGAACCCTGGCAGCCATTCAAGACGTTACGCTCCTTGACGTACCGCCCGGGCCATCTTGAGGTCGAGTGCCGGCTGCTCGGCGATGTTTTCGAGATGGAGGATCAGCGAAACTGGTCGGACGCTTCCTACAAGACCTATGTCCGGCCTCTCGAATTGCCCTGGCCCTACCTTATGCCGGCAGGCGAAACCGACCGCCAGAGCGTCGTCGTCAATGTCCGGCCGCTGTTGCCCGCTCCGGCGATGATGAGCGACGACGAGATGATTTCCGTCGAAATCGGAGCGGAGACCGGGATCTCTATGCCCCGGATCGGGCTTGTTATCGCCCCGGAAGAAGTGGACGACACGCTGCGAAATCTTGAACATCTGCGCGATGTCGCGCCGCAGGCAATTCTCTGCCATTACGATCCCGCGGCGGGGCACGGTCGGGCGGCCATCAAGGCATTTGCTCGCCTCCAGAAAGCTTTTCCATCCCTGTTTGAGCTGGAATGCGTGGTGCTGGGCAACGGCGATCTTGACGACGAACTTGCCGATGTCGCCGCAGCGGTCCTGGAATCCGGCCTGAAATTGGAGTCCGTAGCAGTCTGCCCCTCGGTCGACCGCCAGTCGACTCCGCCCGGTAGCGAGTGGCCGCCATGCCCGCCGCTCGCCGACATCTACCGCGCGGCGCGCGAGGCCTTTCCGGATGTCACGCTCGGCGGTGGCGTGTTCAGCTACTTCACCGAGCTGAATCGCAAGCGCCCGCCGGTCGAGATGCTCGACTACGTGACCCATGCCACCAATCCGATCGTTCATGCAGCCGACGATGACAGTGTGATGGAGACGCTAGAAACCATTCCGCACATTACCCGTTCGGCGCGCGCGATCATCGGACAGCATGCGGGATACCGGCTCGGCCCGACAACCATCGGCATGCGCCAGAATCCCTATGGCTCGCGAACGATGGACAACCCACAGGGCAAGCGTATTTGCATGGCGCATGATGATCCGCGCCAGCGGGGCAGGTTCGCTGCGGCCTGGACAACCGGTTATGCCGCAATGCTGCACGATACGCACATCGAGCGTTGGGTGCCGGCGGCCTTCTTGGGCGCGCGTGGCATCGTTGACAAAACCGGCCTTTTGCCGGTCGGGCGCGTGGTACGCGCGCTTGCTCGGAGCGCCAGGAAACGGCGCTTGCAGTCCCTGTCCCCTGAGGAAAAGCGGTTGGCAGTCGTGTCGTTTGAAGGAAATAAGGGCCCGGAAATTATCTGCGCCAACCTGACGCCGGAGACGCTTCGCGTCACAAATGCTGTGGATGCGACATTGCAACCTTTTCAGGTAGTCCGCGTCGACCGCGCAGGTATCGAAACATTGTGCTAA
- a CDS encoding Gfo/Idh/MocA family protein, giving the protein MDMLKGGLIGCGFFAQNHLHAWRDVEGAEIVALCDRDRARLKATSESFGIERCYEDAAAMMDAEKLDFVDIATTVATHRSLVEMAAARGLAIICQKPFADSMEDGKAMVAAARAHEVTLMVHENFRWQSPIRAVRAAIDSGAIGSPFWGRVSFRSAYDVYAAQPYLATDERFIIQDLGIHILDISRFLFGEVETLSARTTRVNPRIRGEDVATIMLGHEGNVTSIVDCSYATKLPRENFPETLIEVDGSHGTVRLGADYRLQVHNGSGTRETDVSPPLLPWAEKPWHNIQESVFNIERHFADCLSRDIEPETSGEDNLKTLALVYAAYRSAEEGGRMQVPG; this is encoded by the coding sequence TTGGATATGTTGAAAGGTGGCCTGATCGGGTGCGGATTTTTCGCGCAGAACCATCTTCACGCGTGGAGAGATGTCGAGGGCGCGGAAATTGTCGCCCTGTGCGATCGCGACAGGGCGAGACTCAAGGCTACATCTGAAAGCTTCGGGATCGAGCGGTGCTACGAAGATGCAGCAGCCATGATGGATGCCGAGAAACTGGATTTCGTCGACATTGCGACGACCGTAGCGACGCACAGGTCACTGGTGGAAATGGCGGCGGCACGCGGCCTTGCCATCATCTGCCAGAAACCGTTCGCCGACAGCATGGAGGATGGCAAAGCCATGGTTGCGGCAGCCCGCGCGCACGAAGTGACGTTGATGGTTCACGAGAATTTCCGCTGGCAATCGCCTATCCGCGCGGTCAGGGCCGCGATCGACTCGGGCGCGATTGGGTCGCCCTTCTGGGGCCGGGTCAGTTTTCGCTCGGCCTATGATGTCTATGCCGCCCAGCCCTATCTCGCCACGGACGAGCGGTTCATCATCCAGGATCTCGGCATACATATACTCGACATCAGCCGGTTCCTGTTCGGCGAGGTGGAAACGCTGTCTGCGCGCACGACGCGAGTAAACCCGCGGATCCGGGGCGAGGATGTCGCGACCATAATGCTTGGCCACGAGGGCAACGTCACCAGCATCGTGGATTGCAGCTACGCGACGAAACTGCCGCGCGAGAACTTCCCGGAAACGCTGATCGAGGTCGACGGTTCGCATGGAACAGTGCGGCTCGGCGCCGATTACAGGCTCCAAGTACACAACGGATCCGGCACGCGCGAGACGGATGTTTCGCCGCCGCTTCTGCCATGGGCCGAGAAGCCCTGGCACAACATCCAGGAAAGTGTCTTCAACATAGAACGCCACTTTGCCGATTGCCTGTCCCGGGATATCGAGCCGGAGACGTCCGGCGAGGACAATCTGAAGACCTTGGCGCTGGTATATGCCGCCTATCGTTCGGCGGAAGAGGGCGGCCGGATGCAGGTGCCGGGCTGA
- a CDS encoding ABC transporter permease yields MTTGATAAAPLQTNNQSLLLLILKMRTFIALIAVFLFFAFAAPNFLSAANFVIMSKHVALNAFLAIGMTFVIITGGIDLSVGSIVGLCGMVAGFLILNGVDLGIGYTLYLNIFEIMLVTLLVGVLVGALNGFLITRLNVAPFIATLGTLYIARGAALLSSDGATFPNLVGKAEYGSTGFYMLGSGSFLGIPFTIWLLIVVGGGAAYLAQRTPLGRYIYAVGGNERAAALSGVNVNRVKMFVYMFSGFCAAIVGLIISSQLVASHPATGETFELNAIAAAVLGGTSMSGGRGRIAGTIVGAFVIGILSDGLVMMGVSSFWQTVIKGIVIIAAVVVDQAQQRLQARVALQQQAALGR; encoded by the coding sequence ATGACCACCGGAGCCACGGCAGCGGCACCTTTGCAGACCAACAATCAGTCGCTTCTGCTTCTGATCCTGAAGATGCGCACATTCATCGCGCTGATTGCGGTGTTCCTGTTCTTTGCGTTCGCGGCGCCGAACTTTCTGAGCGCCGCCAATTTCGTGATCATGTCCAAGCACGTTGCGCTGAATGCATTCCTGGCGATCGGCATGACCTTCGTGATCATAACCGGCGGCATCGATCTGTCGGTCGGTTCGATTGTCGGCCTGTGCGGGATGGTTGCCGGCTTCCTGATCTTGAACGGCGTGGATCTTGGTATCGGCTACACGCTCTATCTAAATATATTCGAGATCATGCTGGTCACGCTGCTGGTCGGCGTGCTGGTCGGTGCGCTCAACGGTTTTCTCATAACCAGGCTAAACGTTGCGCCATTCATCGCGACGCTGGGCACGCTCTACATCGCGCGCGGCGCCGCCCTGCTGTCCTCGGATGGCGCGACCTTTCCCAACCTCGTCGGCAAGGCCGAATACGGTTCTACCGGTTTTTATATGTTGGGCTCGGGCTCATTCCTCGGTATTCCCTTCACGATCTGGTTGCTGATTGTCGTGGGCGGCGGCGCAGCCTATCTCGCTCAGCGCACACCGCTCGGCCGCTACATTTATGCCGTCGGCGGCAATGAACGGGCCGCCGCGCTGTCGGGGGTGAACGTTAACCGGGTAAAGATGTTCGTCTACATGTTCTCCGGCTTCTGCGCGGCCATCGTCGGGCTGATAATTTCCTCGCAGCTCGTAGCATCCCATCCGGCAACGGGAGAGACCTTCGAGTTGAACGCCATCGCTGCGGCGGTTCTGGGCGGGACTTCGATGTCGGGCGGGCGCGGCCGTATTGCGGGGACGATCGTGGGGGCCTTCGTCATTGGAATTTTGTCTGACGGTTTGGTGATGATGGGGGTCAGTTCCTTCTGGCAGACTGTTATCAAGGGAATCGTGATCATCGCCGCGGTCGTGGTCGACCAGGCGCAACAACGCCTGCAGGCGCGTGTCGCGTTGCAGCAGCAGGCCGCATTGGGACGCTGA
- a CDS encoding sugar ABC transporter ATP-binding protein, with protein sequence MTRSDHPIGLSVRGATKVYPGTLALDKVDFDVRMGAVNVLVGENGAGKSTLMKTIAGVEQLTQGQIIRNGVPVDFATTRDAERHGIGIVFQELNLFPNMTVAENIFITREKTRFGVDIVSDMQRAEVRRMMERLEHDIDPDTQVGDLRIGQQQIVEIAKALSQDAEILIMDEPTSALSASEVEILFRVIADLKRQGVGIVYISHRLEELIRIGDYITVLRDGRITGTRPMEGVDVAWIVRNMIGSASKDFAKAEEHAFGDEILRTESVSLPSKSGGLAVDNVSVSLRAGEIVGIYGLMGAGRSELFECIIGRHPHSTGKVYLDGADISDRDVAGRIRRGIALIPEDRKAEGLIQILSIRENMSLSSLNAFTRLFDLDLKGESRRVLDFVRRLTIKIASPENPVSSLSGGNQQKVVIGKALMTEPKVLLMDEPSRGVDVGAKAEIFRTMRQLAADGLGILFVTSDLEEVMALSDRIVVMSNGRITGEFDRPDASEEAIVACSAVGHEPDVHLEENVA encoded by the coding sequence ATGACGCGGAGCGATCATCCGATCGGACTGTCTGTCCGAGGCGCGACCAAGGTTTATCCCGGTACGCTGGCTCTCGACAAGGTCGATTTCGACGTCCGGATGGGCGCCGTCAATGTCCTTGTTGGCGAGAACGGCGCGGGCAAGTCGACACTGATGAAGACCATCGCCGGTGTCGAACAACTCACCCAGGGGCAAATTATCCGAAATGGCGTGCCGGTTGATTTCGCAACGACACGCGATGCGGAGCGTCACGGTATCGGCATCGTGTTCCAGGAGCTCAACCTGTTCCCGAACATGACCGTCGCAGAAAATATCTTCATCACGCGCGAGAAGACCCGCTTTGGCGTCGATATCGTCTCCGATATGCAGCGCGCCGAGGTTCGCCGCATGATGGAGCGGCTGGAGCACGACATTGATCCCGACACGCAGGTCGGGGACCTCAGGATCGGCCAGCAGCAGATCGTGGAGATCGCCAAGGCGCTTTCGCAGGACGCAGAGATACTCATCATGGACGAACCGACTTCGGCGCTCAGCGCCTCCGAGGTCGAGATACTTTTCCGGGTAATTGCGGACCTGAAGCGCCAGGGGGTCGGTATCGTTTACATCTCTCACCGTCTCGAAGAACTGATCCGCATTGGCGATTACATCACCGTGCTTCGCGACGGCCGCATCACCGGCACGCGGCCGATGGAGGGCGTCGACGTGGCCTGGATCGTCCGCAACATGATAGGATCGGCTTCGAAGGACTTCGCCAAGGCCGAGGAGCATGCTTTCGGGGACGAGATCCTGCGCACCGAGTCCGTCAGCCTGCCGAGCAAGTCGGGCGGGCTTGCCGTTGACAATGTCTCCGTTTCGCTGCGTGCGGGAGAGATTGTGGGCATCTACGGCCTGATGGGTGCGGGACGTTCCGAGCTTTTCGAATGCATTATCGGCCGCCATCCCCACTCGACCGGCAAGGTCTACCTTGACGGGGCCGACATTTCGGACCGCGACGTGGCGGGCCGCATTCGGCGGGGCATCGCGTTGATACCCGAGGACAGGAAGGCCGAGGGCCTGATCCAGATCCTCTCGATCCGGGAGAACATGTCGCTTTCGAGCCTGAACGCCTTCACGCGGCTCTTCGATCTCGACCTGAAGGGGGAGAGCAGGAGGGTACTCGATTTCGTGCGACGGCTCACCATCAAGATTGCGAGTCCGGAAAATCCGGTCAGTTCGCTTTCGGGCGGCAACCAGCAGAAGGTTGTCATCGGCAAGGCCCTGATGACGGAGCCGAAAGTTCTGCTGATGGACGAACCGAGCCGCGGCGTCGATGTCGGCGCGAAGGCCGAAATATTTCGGACCATGCGGCAGCTGGCTGCCGACGGTCTCGGAATTCTTTTTGTGACGTCGGATCTGGAAGAGGTGATGGCGCTTTCTGATCGTATTGTCGTCATGTCCAACGGGCGGATAACTGGCGAATTCGATCGTCCCGATGCGAGTGAGGAGGCGATCGTTGCGTGTTCGGCTGTCGGCCACGAGCCGGATGTTCATCTTGAGGAGAATGTAGCATGA
- a CDS encoding DUF2291 family protein produces the protein MTFRFGFSAIVLVLLLAIGGCKLVKYSDDPARTGSASGTASLQGQDAESGLVEMWDEKVVPHFRDEATDLAVLLPAIRSDLDAAGKEYGHRQEGGFGAWNFATRLTGVIVAANTETRAATAGVDIDDDDIADATLQLGPVIRGTSVRDTLPFIDFSDYRDQIAFAQLSRSLNGRAYETALKDLDREGLVGQRIAVSGAMSLTAADEDVLITPVVVSKGGNQ, from the coding sequence TTGACATTCCGTTTTGGATTTTCGGCTATCGTACTCGTATTGCTGCTCGCGATTGGCGGCTGCAAGCTCGTCAAGTATTCTGATGATCCCGCTCGTACGGGATCGGCGAGCGGTACAGCCTCGTTGCAAGGCCAGGATGCCGAATCCGGGCTGGTGGAGATGTGGGACGAAAAGGTGGTGCCACATTTCAGGGACGAGGCCACGGACCTGGCGGTGCTGCTGCCGGCGATCCGGTCCGATCTCGATGCCGCGGGTAAGGAATATGGCCATCGCCAGGAAGGCGGTTTCGGGGCTTGGAACTTTGCAACCCGCCTGACCGGCGTGATCGTCGCGGCGAACACCGAAACCCGTGCCGCGACAGCAGGCGTGGATATCGATGACGATGATATCGCCGATGCCACGCTTCAGCTCGGTCCCGTGATCCGTGGGACGTCGGTTCGCGACACGTTGCCGTTCATCGACTTTTCCGACTACCGGGATCAGATCGCCTTTGCCCAGCTGTCGCGTTCGCTCAACGGACGCGCCTACGAAACTGCGTTGAAGGACCTTGATCGCGAAGGGCTTGTCGGTCAGCGCATCGCGGTATCCGGCGCGATGTCGCTCACTGCCGCGGATGAAGATGTGCTGATTACTCCGGTAGTCGTCTCGAAAGGCGGGAATCAATGA
- a CDS encoding D-ribose ABC transporter substrate-binding protein — translation MFTLTRRMLLAGVAAAVALAAPGAASAADLIAIITPSHDNPFFKAEAEGAQKRAEELGYETLVLVHDDDPNKQSELFDTAIARGAKAIILDNAGADASVAPVRRAKEAGIPSFLIDREITETGVAVSQIVSNNYQGAQLGAEEFVRLMGESGKYAELLGKESDTNAGIRSAGYHDVIDQYPDMEMVAQQSANWSQTEAYEKMETILQANPDIKGVISGNDTMAMGAWAALEAAGRTDVIVVGFDGSNDVRDSILAGGIKATVLQPAYRQAEVAVEQADKYLKTGSTGLDEKQLMDCVLITAENAAKLETFALSN, via the coding sequence ATGTTTACATTGACGCGCAGAATGCTTCTAGCGGGGGTTGCCGCAGCTGTCGCCCTTGCGGCGCCTGGCGCCGCATCGGCTGCTGACCTGATTGCCATCATCACGCCGTCGCACGACAACCCGTTCTTCAAGGCCGAGGCCGAGGGAGCCCAGAAGCGGGCCGAGGAACTGGGATACGAGACGCTTGTGCTCGTGCATGACGATGACCCCAACAAGCAGAGCGAACTCTTCGATACCGCGATCGCCCGTGGTGCGAAGGCCATCATCCTGGACAATGCCGGTGCCGATGCTTCGGTTGCTCCCGTGCGTCGCGCCAAGGAGGCGGGCATCCCGTCCTTCCTCATTGACCGCGAAATCACTGAAACCGGCGTCGCGGTCTCTCAGATCGTTTCCAATAACTATCAGGGCGCGCAGCTGGGTGCCGAGGAATTCGTCAGGCTGATGGGCGAGTCGGGCAAGTATGCCGAGCTTCTCGGCAAGGAGTCGGACACGAATGCCGGCATCCGCTCGGCCGGCTACCACGATGTGATTGACCAGTATCCTGACATGGAGATGGTCGCGCAGCAGTCGGCCAACTGGAGCCAGACGGAAGCCTACGAGAAGATGGAGACCATTCTTCAGGCCAATCCCGACATCAAGGGCGTCATCTCAGGCAATGACACCATGGCCATGGGCGCATGGGCCGCACTTGAGGCTGCCGGTCGCACCGATGTGATTGTTGTTGGTTTCGACGGCTCGAACGACGTACGCGATTCCATCCTTGCCGGCGGTATCAAGGCGACGGTATTGCAGCCCGCCTACCGCCAGGCCGAGGTTGCCGTTGAGCAGGCTGACAAGTACCTGAAGACGGGATCGACGGGACTTGACGAGAAGCAGCTCATGGATTGCGTCCTGATAACGGCTGAGAATGCCGCCAAGCTGGAAACTTTTGCCCTGAGCAACTGA
- a CDS encoding phosphogluconate dehydrogenase C-terminal domain-containing protein: MKIALVGAGGKMGVRLSRNLKGSRYEVAHVEKSEVGRERLKSETGLDCVEMDDALEGAGAIILAVPDTAIRGVSSSIIDRVQPGTIIMALDAAAPFAGHLPDRDDVTYFVTHPCHPPIFNEETDENARRDHFGGIAAKQAIVSALMQGPEEHYAIGEDIARTIFAPILRSHRVTVEQMALLEPGLSETVCATLLVIMKEAMDEVVRRGVDPVAARDFLLGHMNILGAVTMGEVDGVFSDACNKAIENGKERLMRDDWIGVFEPEEIAESIRRIT, encoded by the coding sequence ATGAAAATCGCTCTGGTCGGCGCTGGGGGAAAAATGGGTGTGCGTTTGTCGCGCAACCTGAAAGGCTCGCGCTATGAAGTCGCGCATGTCGAGAAAAGCGAAGTCGGTCGGGAGCGGCTGAAGAGCGAGACCGGTCTCGATTGCGTCGAAATGGACGATGCGCTCGAAGGTGCCGGTGCGATCATCCTCGCCGTACCCGACACGGCCATCCGCGGCGTATCGTCATCGATCATCGACAGGGTGCAGCCTGGCACGATCATCATGGCGCTTGATGCCGCGGCTCCCTTTGCCGGGCATCTGCCCGATCGGGACGACGTGACCTATTTCGTCACGCATCCGTGTCATCCGCCGATATTCAATGAAGAGACCGACGAGAACGCCAGGCGCGATCATTTCGGCGGTATCGCCGCGAAACAGGCGATCGTGAGCGCGCTGATGCAGGGGCCCGAAGAGCACTATGCCATTGGCGAAGACATCGCGAGGACCATTTTTGCACCGATTCTTCGCTCGCATCGCGTCACGGTCGAGCAGATGGCGCTGTTGGAGCCGGGGCTCTCCGAAACGGTTTGCGCTACACTTCTGGTCATAATGAAGGAGGCCATGGATGAGGTCGTGCGTCGCGGCGTGGATCCGGTGGCGGCCAGAGACTTCCTCCTCGGGCACATGAACATTCTGGGTGCCGTGACGATGGGGGAGGTTGATGGCGTGTTTTCGGACGCATGCAACAAGGCCATCGAGAACGGCAAGGAACGACTGATGCGAGATGACTGGATCGGGGTATTCGAACCAGAAGAGATCGCGGAGAGTATTCGCCGGATAACCTAG
- a CDS encoding ribulose-bisphosphate carboxylase large subunit family protein: MKNRLVARYDVESPLPLAKVAEVIAGEQSSGTFMRLPGETDALRERSGARVEALIERSTSDSPSLPCRIAGSCYTRGEITLSWPIENMGASLTNALATVAGNLFELAQVSALRLLDVTFPQDFASACPGPAFGVAGTRELSGVEGRPMIGTIIKPSVGLTADETATLAGRLAEGGIDFIKDDELQANGPHNPLEERVQKVMRVLNDHADRTGRKVMYAFNITGEVDEMKRHADLVEAAGGSCIMVSIHSVGLAGLGAIRRHARLPLHCHRNGWGLFQRSPDIGISYRAWQKFWRLAGADHLHVNGIANKFSETDNSVIDSARAVGEPLFDGNTPTMAAMPVFSSGQTALQMPATFAAIRSPDFIFCAGGGVMGHPRGIAGGVASLREAAEAASKGIPLEVHAETHPELAAALEAFASRMS; encoded by the coding sequence ATGAAGAATCGGTTGGTAGCACGCTATGATGTCGAGAGCCCGCTTCCGCTGGCGAAGGTCGCCGAGGTCATTGCTGGCGAACAGTCATCCGGTACCTTCATGCGGCTGCCCGGAGAAACAGACGCGCTGCGTGAACGTTCTGGCGCACGCGTTGAAGCATTGATCGAACGCTCAACTTCCGACAGCCCATCCCTGCCCTGCCGGATAGCGGGCAGCTGCTATACCCGCGGGGAAATCACCCTGTCGTGGCCGATAGAGAACATGGGTGCATCGCTGACCAATGCGTTGGCCACGGTCGCCGGGAACCTGTTTGAACTGGCGCAGGTCTCGGCGCTTCGGCTGCTCGACGTCACTTTTCCGCAGGATTTCGCGTCTGCCTGCCCGGGCCCGGCATTCGGTGTTGCTGGCACGCGCGAACTGTCCGGCGTGGAGGGACGACCAATGATCGGCACGATCATCAAACCCAGCGTCGGCTTGACCGCGGACGAGACGGCCACGCTTGCAGGTCGTCTTGCCGAAGGCGGAATCGACTTCATCAAGGATGACGAACTGCAGGCCAACGGCCCTCATAACCCGCTCGAGGAACGGGTGCAGAAGGTCATGAGGGTACTGAACGACCATGCGGATCGCACCGGCAGAAAGGTGATGTACGCCTTCAACATCACCGGCGAAGTCGACGAAATGAAACGCCACGCCGATTTGGTCGAGGCGGCTGGAGGCAGCTGTATCATGGTCAGCATCCATTCGGTCGGCCTTGCCGGTCTCGGCGCGATCCGGCGTCATGCCCGCCTCCCTCTCCACTGCCACCGAAACGGATGGGGGCTGTTTCAGCGCTCGCCCGATATCGGAATCAGCTATCGCGCCTGGCAGAAGTTTTGGCGCCTCGCGGGTGCGGATCATCTGCACGTGAACGGTATCGCGAACAAGTTTTCCGAAACCGACAATTCCGTGATCGACTCGGCACGTGCCGTTGGCGAGCCGTTGTTCGACGGCAACACGCCGACCATGGCGGCGATGCCGGTCTTTTCGTCGGGCCAGACCGCACTGCAAATGCCGGCCACTTTTGCTGCAATACGATCACCGGATTTCATCTTCTGTGCCGGCGGGGGTGTCATGGGGCACCCTCGGGGAATTGCCGGCGGCGTCGCGAGCCTTCGGGAAGCAGCGGAAGCCGCGAGCAAAGGCATCCCGCTGGAGGTTCATGCAGAGACGCATCCGGAGCTTGCAGCCGCCCTTGAAGCCTTCGCGAGCCGGATGTCATGA